GTACTCTGGATATATTGAAAAAGAGAAAGCAAATGCAGATAAATTAAATAGATTAGAAAGTGTACCTATACCTTCTAATTTTGATTACACCAAAGTAAAATCATTATCATTTGAAGCAAGAGAAAAACTAAGTAAAATACAACCAACAAGTATTTCTCAAGCAAGCAGAATTAGTGGTGTATCTCCAAGCGACATTTCCGTATTACTCGTTTATATGGGTAGGTAATAAAAAGCAATTTTTGCAAAAAAATAAAAACGTTCCATGTGGAACGTTTTTATTTTTTACGTAATATTGTATCGTAATAGAATTATATGTTCCATGTGGAACATTTAAAAAATCAACTCAACTTGAACAACCCAAAAGAGCTCTACAAAGATTTAGAACCTTTGTTGAACTGTATTGATTATACCGTTAGTAAAGAAAGCTACGAAGTGATGTATAATCAAACTTATGATTTATTAGTCACTTCCCCAGTACCCTCTAACCTTGATAAATATTATCAAAGCGAATTATATATATCGCATACTGATAGTAAGAAAACTCTATTTGACAAAATATATCAACTCGTCAAAAATTATTCTCTAAAAAAGAAATTGAAACTAATCAATTCTTTTAATACACAAGAAAAAGATATATTAGATATTGGTGCTGGAACAGGTGATTTTCTCAAAACATGTGTCAACGATAATTGGAATATTACCGGTGTAGAACCTTCAAAAAAAGCAAGAACCATTGCACTTGAAAAAGATATCAACTTAGAGGAAAAACTAACAGATATAGAAAATAAAAAATTCGATGTAATAACTCTATGGCATGTATT
The sequence above is a segment of the Tenacibaculum sp. 190130A14a genome. Coding sequences within it:
- a CDS encoding class I SAM-dependent methyltransferase — encoded protein: MNNPKELYKDLEPLLNCIDYTVSKESYEVMYNQTYDLLVTSPVPSNLDKYYQSELYISHTDSKKTLFDKIYQLVKNYSLKKKLKLINSFNTQEKDILDIGAGTGDFLKTCVNDNWNITGVEPSKKARTIALEKDINLEEKLTDIENKKFDVITLWHVLEHVPNLFEYIEVLKELLKPNGKLIIAVPNYKSYDAIYYKEHWAAFDVPRHLWHFSKKSIQKIFSQYGFQLENILPMKFDSYYVSLLSEKYKTGKSNPIKAFYLGFKSNLKAKKTKEYSSHIYILKK